One Pecten maximus chromosome 7, xPecMax1.1, whole genome shotgun sequence genomic window carries:
- the LOC117331664 gene encoding ficolin-1-like, with protein sequence MIVVPVNVLILTILLYTDASGQQNTDLSTLMSMVQILQQQMNAMQTAINNGAKCGGVRVDPRNCKDVLDSGRNTSGRYLVYPPTLQGVALPVMCDMDDDNGGWLVIQRRQDGSENFFRNWKDYENGFGNVTSEHWLGNKNIHALTASGLYELRIVLEDFQGNRKVANYRSFSVGDAESKYQLSIDGYSGDAGDSLKFDHDGHAFSTADADNDGAQSVNCAQTHSGGYWYSDCYKSNINGKYGIKAEDGIIWGSFKNWELFVLKKTEMKIRPVPV encoded by the exons ATGATCGTTGTCCCCGTGAACGTACTGATACTGACCATCTTGCTGTATACGGATGCCTCTGGTCAACAAAATACTGACCTGTCGACTCTCATGTCCATGGTCCAGATCCTGCAGCAGCAGATGAACGCCATGCAGACCGCAATTAATAACGGGGCCAAGTGCGGTGGAGTCAGGG TCGATCCCCGTAACTGTAAAGATGTACTGGATTCCGGGAGAAACACTTCCGGAAGGTATCTAGTCTATCCACCGACACTACAAGGCGTTGCACTTCCGGTCATGTGTGATATGGATGATGACAATGGAGGGTGGCTA GTCATACAAAGGAGACAAGACGGCAGCGAGAACTTTTTCCGTAACTGGAAAGACTATGAGAATGGCTTCGGTAATGTAACGTCGGAACACTGGCTTG GGAACAAGAACATCCACGCCCTAACTGCCAGTGGGCTGTACGAGTTACGGATTGTCCTCGAGGACTTCCAAGGGAACCGGAAAGTGGCCAACTATCGCTCATTCTCTGTCGGTGATGCCGAATCCAAGTACCAACTATCTATTGACGGGTACTCTGGGGACGCAG GAGATTCACTCAAGTTCGACCACGACGGCCATGCCTTTTCCACAGCAGACGCCGACAACGATGGTGCTCAGTCGGTCAACTGTGCGCAGACACACTCCGGAGGCTACTGGTACAGTGACTGCTACAAATCCAATATCAATGGCAAGTACGGCATCAAGGCAGAGGATGGTATCATCTGGGGATCGTTTAAAAACTGGGAGCTATTCGTCCTAAAGAAGACCGAAATGAAGATAAGACCAGTTCCGGTGTAA